The following are encoded in a window of Bacillus xiapuensis genomic DNA:
- a CDS encoding NADH dehydrogenase subunit 5, producing MLVSLSSSSWLTLFFIMLIASGLSGLLFLHPRVPLSFVRIHIGIVALPPLISLLALANTTVDVIIGPWSLDSLAWLMAFFVLSIGLIIQRFSVHYLMGDHSYRKYFILFTFTTGVASITWLSGDLRLMVISWGATLAGLILLIRLNSGWKVVSEATKVSGRLFILSWFSLLLAMIWLFKVTGEWQLSLALTNENLAQLGAWEKTGVNLLIVLAVIIPAAQWPFQRWLIESVVAPTPVSAIMHAGIVNAGGIMLTRFSPLFNGDIASIILLILAGISVLIGSGISLVQVDYKRQLLGSTIGQMGFMLIQCALGAYLAAIIHLILHGLFKAMLFLQAGSAVRRFEVSTRVNEKSSKLWIMSGRTLGLVVGVTFWLMAPGEGYQLISALILGWSLSVSWTQLVAFGEGRIGRIAGLSFLGGSAIVYFIIHNLFYEWLHTTVYQGVQPPMAVVIIVLCLLLFGSVIGTWVTRHCSTVSFAVLYLWLVRLGEAKPKSVESHPSYLKQYLSQGGSR from the coding sequence ATGTTAGTTTCACTGAGTTCGTCATCATGGTTAACATTATTTTTTATTATGCTTATTGCATCTGGTCTAAGTGGACTATTGTTTTTACATCCACGAGTACCCTTAAGTTTTGTTCGCATTCATATTGGAATCGTTGCTTTACCGCCATTGATTTCCTTATTGGCTCTAGCTAATACCACTGTGGACGTAATTATTGGTCCTTGGTCCTTGGATTCCTTAGCTTGGTTAATGGCTTTCTTTGTACTTTCAATTGGTTTAATCATTCAGCGTTTTTCTGTACATTACTTAATGGGAGATCACTCTTATCGTAAGTATTTTATACTTTTTACATTCACTACAGGTGTTGCTTCAATTACATGGTTAAGTGGTGACCTCCGCTTGATGGTTATATCTTGGGGAGCAACCCTTGCCGGTTTAATCTTACTTATTAGGTTAAATAGTGGATGGAAAGTAGTTAGTGAAGCAACCAAAGTTTCTGGTCGATTATTTATATTAAGTTGGTTTTCTTTGTTACTTGCAATGATTTGGCTTTTTAAAGTTACTGGTGAATGGCAGTTATCATTAGCTCTAACAAATGAAAACTTAGCTCAACTTGGAGCATGGGAGAAAACAGGGGTTAATTTATTGATAGTATTAGCAGTGATAATTCCTGCAGCCCAATGGCCTTTCCAAAGATGGTTAATTGAGTCTGTTGTTGCTCCGACTCCTGTTTCTGCGATTATGCACGCAGGGATAGTAAATGCAGGTGGGATTATGCTAACTCGATTTTCACCTCTTTTTAATGGGGATATAGCATCGATAATTTTACTTATTCTTGCAGGCATTTCTGTATTAATTGGGTCTGGAATTAGTTTAGTCCAGGTTGACTATAAACGTCAGTTATTAGGCTCCACGATTGGACAAATGGGGTTTATGCTCATTCAGTGTGCATTAGGTGCGTATTTAGCAGCCATTATTCATCTTATATTACATGGTTTGTTCAAAGCTATGCTGTTTTTACAGGCTGGTTCTGCAGTACGTCGTTTCGAAGTTTCGACTCGCGTTAATGAAAAGTCATCTAAATTATGGATCATGAGTGGCCGGACTTTAGGCTTAGTTGTCGGGGTTACTTTTTGGCTCATGGCTCCTGGAGAGGGTTATCAATTGATTAGTGCTCTAATCTTAGGGTGGTCATTGTCTGTTTCTTGGACACAGCTCGTAGCTTTTGGAGAGGGGAGAATTGGTAGAATTGCTGGTTTATCATTTTTAGGAGGATCTGCCATCGTTTATTTTATCATTCACAACCTCTTCTATGAATGGTTGCATACAACCGTTTATCAAGGTGTCCAACCTCCGATGGCAGTTGTCATCATTGTCTTATGTCTCTTACTATTTGGCAGTGTTATAGGTACATGGGTAACTCGTCATTGTTCTACTGTTTCCTTTGCGGTTCTTTATCTTTGGTTAGTAAGATTAGGTGAAGCAAAACCAAAGTCAGTAGAAAGTCACCCAAGCTACCTTAAACAATATTTATCTCAAGGAGGTAGTCGGTGA
- a CDS encoding DUF2294 domain-containing protein: MKISKGSYEAEISKAITQWEKDFLGRGSVSVKTDILRDMIIVNLQGILTPAEYTVCETKEGLLTIKKTRSELVESGIEDLKNIILTITGEKVKSFHTDLSSRTGERVMVFKLFNNLEKNLFM, translated from the coding sequence ATGAAAATATCTAAAGGTTCTTATGAAGCTGAAATAAGTAAGGCCATTACTCAATGGGAAAAAGACTTTCTTGGACGTGGGTCTGTATCTGTTAAAACAGATATATTACGGGATATGATAATTGTGAATTTACAAGGTATTTTAACACCAGCTGAATATACTGTTTGTGAAACAAAAGAGGGACTGTTAACTATTAAAAAAACTCGTTCGGAATTAGTTGAATCAGGTATAGAAGATCTTAAGAATATTATATTAACTATAACTGGAGAAAAAGTGAAAAGCTTTCATACTGATCTAAGCTCTCGTACTGGTGAACGAGTTATGGTATTTAAATTATTTAATAATCTTGAGAAAAATCTTTTTATGTAA
- a CDS encoding DUF2309 domain-containing protein, with translation MSVTSVLKKDINIDVQERDFNVLVESASRVIAPLSPISAFAARNPWMGLENQSFHQVAVWLKNIRGVDIYPSASMILSAKSKGEIDDAFVKAGLLRWLDSQSFNIPRDVAERYCLTALKLDTLPSNFLSSHELEKLVEGFSVLNTDSIEDFLKQPISSHIKNQDGERLINILDYHVIKWCKLYLDESQAGWTMPNREKGFYSAWQRLIQYDPALSKNQRKSFRNWPQEANTALKEALTALEIPGSEIQTYLEGHLLSLPGWAGMMLWRSQQSSHERALLTEYLAVRLSMECVLIKPYLPLSNQSTKKKVSITPLLASWIHWGDLSIEEWSQMSAAEQSEYLLFAYRFDENLRKKLWLEAWEQTYIERLSEKIVSKQRVTNDKKSVLAQLAFCIDVRSEPFRRQLEKEGPFETIGIAGFFGLPIATSELGSNHTHSSLPVMLKPKHHIKESAGEKELYSYQQRKQAANSLSYTFKMMKQNVLASLVLPEISGPWLSLQMVARSFVPRRAGRFIHNLRKTWLRKPDTKLLLNHVYDEKAGLPVGFSKEEKVNYVRQALKGMGLTENFAPLVVICGHGSQSNNNPYAASLDCGACGGAAGGFNARVLATLCNLTEIREVLSAEGIEIPEETVFVAAEHNTTVDELHWIYVPELSESAQEAFDHIEAIMPKVSHNANAERLAQLPNFKSKFKNPSAEAHRFAEDWSEIRPEWGLARNASFIIGQRELTQDCDLEGRAFLHNYDWKQDESGDLLANIIAGPGTVAQWINLQYYASTVAPHYYGSGNKRTQTVTAGLGVMQGNASDLLNGLPWQSVMESDYEAYHSPLRLLIVIQAPSEYVKRLLTNDLAFREKVQNGWVRLASVDPEGRWENWQLQK, from the coding sequence ATGAGTGTGACATCCGTATTAAAGAAAGATATAAATATTGATGTTCAAGAAAGGGATTTTAACGTTTTAGTTGAATCAGCTAGCCGGGTTATTGCCCCGCTATCGCCAATTTCTGCGTTTGCTGCACGTAATCCCTGGATGGGACTTGAAAACCAATCTTTTCATCAGGTTGCAGTGTGGTTAAAAAATATTCGTGGTGTTGATATATACCCTAGTGCTTCTATGATCCTTTCGGCAAAGAGTAAAGGTGAGATTGATGATGCTTTTGTGAAAGCAGGACTACTGCGTTGGCTTGATTCACAGTCCTTTAATATACCACGGGACGTGGCAGAGCGATACTGTCTTACTGCACTAAAATTAGATACATTACCATCAAACTTCTTATCATCACATGAGCTGGAAAAATTAGTAGAGGGATTTAGTGTTCTGAATACGGATAGTATCGAGGATTTTTTAAAGCAACCAATAAGTTCGCATATAAAGAATCAAGATGGTGAAAGATTAATAAATATTCTCGATTATCATGTTATCAAGTGGTGTAAGTTATATCTTGATGAATCTCAGGCAGGTTGGACAATGCCTAATCGTGAGAAAGGTTTCTATAGTGCTTGGCAGCGTCTCATTCAATATGATCCGGCACTTAGTAAAAATCAACGTAAAAGTTTTAGAAATTGGCCCCAAGAGGCAAATACGGCTTTAAAAGAAGCTTTAACTGCACTAGAAATACCAGGATCAGAGATACAGACTTATCTTGAAGGCCATTTGCTTTCCTTACCTGGGTGGGCAGGAATGATGCTTTGGCGCTCCCAACAATCGAGCCATGAACGTGCACTTCTAACAGAATATTTAGCAGTTCGACTTTCCATGGAATGTGTTCTCATAAAGCCTTACTTACCTTTGTCCAATCAAAGCACTAAGAAAAAAGTTTCGATTACTCCCCTTTTAGCATCTTGGATTCATTGGGGGGACCTATCCATCGAGGAATGGTCACAGATGTCTGCCGCTGAACAAAGCGAATATTTATTATTTGCCTATCGTTTTGATGAGAATCTTCGCAAGAAGCTTTGGTTGGAAGCTTGGGAACAAACATACATTGAGCGATTAAGTGAGAAGATTGTCTCTAAACAACGTGTGACCAACGATAAAAAATCTGTTTTAGCCCAATTAGCATTCTGTATTGATGTACGATCAGAACCTTTTCGTCGTCAACTTGAAAAAGAAGGTCCGTTTGAAACGATTGGAATTGCTGGTTTCTTTGGCTTACCGATTGCAACTAGTGAACTTGGTAGTAATCACACCCATTCATCCTTGCCGGTTATGCTAAAGCCTAAACATCACATAAAAGAATCAGCGGGTGAAAAAGAGCTTTATTCTTACCAACAACGCAAGCAGGCAGCAAATTCATTAAGCTATACATTTAAAATGATGAAACAGAATGTACTTGCGAGCTTAGTTTTACCAGAAATAAGTGGACCTTGGCTTAGTCTGCAAATGGTAGCACGAAGCTTTGTGCCAAGAAGAGCAGGTCGTTTCATTCATAATCTTCGTAAGACCTGGTTACGCAAACCTGATACAAAACTCTTACTTAATCATGTTTATGACGAAAAGGCGGGGCTACCTGTTGGCTTTTCTAAAGAAGAAAAAGTGAACTATGTGCGTCAAGCTCTAAAAGGGATGGGGCTTACAGAGAATTTCGCACCATTAGTCGTGATATGCGGACATGGTAGTCAAAGCAACAACAACCCTTATGCTGCATCTCTTGACTGTGGTGCCTGCGGTGGGGCGGCAGGTGGATTCAATGCTAGGGTTTTAGCTACTTTATGCAACCTTACAGAGATAAGAGAAGTGCTTTCTGCTGAAGGAATAGAAATCCCTGAGGAAACTGTTTTTGTAGCCGCTGAGCATAACACAACAGTGGATGAATTACACTGGATTTATGTTCCTGAACTTTCTGAATCTGCACAAGAAGCATTTGATCATATCGAAGCTATTATGCCGAAAGTGAGCCATAATGCAAATGCGGAGCGTCTAGCTCAATTACCAAATTTCAAATCAAAATTTAAAAATCCAAGTGCTGAGGCACACCGATTTGCGGAAGATTGGAGTGAGATTCGTCCGGAATGGGGGCTAGCGCGGAATGCATCTTTTATTATAGGCCAACGTGAATTAACTCAGGATTGTGACTTGGAGGGTAGAGCCTTCCTTCATAATTATGATTGGAAGCAGGATGAGAGTGGTGATCTGCTAGCAAACATCATTGCAGGACCAGGAACGGTTGCCCAATGGATTAATCTACAATATTATGCTTCAACGGTAGCTCCTCATTATTATGGTAGTGGAAATAAAAGAACACAAACCGTAACAGCAGGTCTTGGCGTTATGCAAGGGAATGCAAGTGACTTGTTAAACGGACTACCTTGGCAATCCGTCATGGAATCGGATTACGAGGCTTATCATTCTCCTCTTCGCTTGCTGATTGTCATCCAAGCACCTAGTGAATATGTAAAACGGTTATTAACTAATGATTTAGCGTTTCGAGAAAAAGTTCAAAATGGATGGGTTAGACTTGCTAGTGTTGATCCAGAAGGACGTTGGGAAAATTGGCAACTGCAAAAATAA
- a CDS encoding carbonic anhydrase, translating into MDLNKNKKALLLTDIESGLEPLLQQVTNIQPENMLMIQSYGTVISHPYGDIMRSVIIAIYQENVEEIFIVGTKDKRTTTVNVQTQFESMKNKIQTLDYLYQHCMPEFSGGTVDEWLNGNENIIDSIEKSVDVIRHHPLVPSYVKVCGLIVNNKEGKSSIVEIPTNKTAGNCPTF; encoded by the coding sequence ATGGATTTAAATAAAAATAAAAAAGCTTTATTGTTAACGGATATCGAAAGTGGATTGGAGCCTCTCCTACAACAAGTAACTAACATTCAACCAGAAAATATGTTAATGATACAAAGCTATGGCACCGTAATCTCACATCCTTATGGAGATATAATGAGATCTGTTATCATTGCTATTTATCAGGAAAATGTCGAGGAGATTTTTATTGTAGGAACAAAAGATAAGAGGACTACCACAGTTAATGTACAAACTCAATTTGAATCAATGAAAAATAAAATACAAACATTAGACTATCTTTATCAACATTGTATGCCTGAATTTTCAGGTGGTACAGTTGATGAATGGCTAAATGGAAATGAAAATATCATTGACAGTATCGAAAAGAGTGTTGATGTCATTCGTCACCATCCTTTAGTACCGTCTTATGTTAAAGTTTGTGGTTTAATAGTTAATAATAAGGAGGGAAAATCCTCAATTGTGGAGATTCCTACTAATAAAACAGCGGGAAACTGTCCAACCTTTTAA
- a CDS encoding RNA-guided endonuclease InsQ/TnpB family protein yields the protein MSQTITVKIKLLPTKEQDLTLTEMSKTYISTINDLVSEMVKEKKSTKKTSKNIGASLPSAVKNQAIKDAKSVFKKAKKTKFETIPVLKKPTCIWNNQNYSLDFTHISLPIMIDGKAKKTPIRALLIDKENRNFNLLKHKLGTLRITKKSNKWIAQISVTTPTPQKTGFKVMGVDLGLKVPAVAVTDDGKVRFFGNGRQNKYKKRKFRSVRKALGKKKKLNAIRSSKNKEQRWMKDQDHKVSRAIVNFAKENEISVIRLEQLANIRQTTRTSRKNEKNLHTWSFYRLSQFIEYKAKLEGIKVEYVSPVYTSQTCPNCSEKNKAQDRKYKCKCGFEKHRDLVGAMNIRCAPVIDGNSQSA from the coding sequence ATGTCACAAACAATCACTGTAAAAATCAAATTGCTACCTACTAAAGAACAGGATTTGACTTTGACCGAAATGAGTAAAACATACATTTCAACAATCAACGATCTTGTGTCTGAAATGGTAAAAGAAAAGAAAAGCACTAAGAAAACAAGTAAAAACATTGGTGCTTCTTTGCCCAGTGCGGTGAAAAACCAAGCAATTAAAGATGCGAAAAGTGTTTTCAAGAAGGCAAAGAAAACAAAATTTGAAACCATTCCAGTCTTAAAGAAACCTACGTGTATCTGGAACAACCAAAACTACTCTTTGGACTTCACTCATATTTCACTGCCGATCATGATTGACGGTAAAGCCAAGAAAACGCCTATTCGGGCTTTATTAATTGATAAGGAAAATCGAAATTTCAATTTGCTGAAACATAAGTTAGGCACATTGCGTATCACGAAAAAGTCAAATAAATGGATCGCACAAATTTCTGTCACTACGCCTACTCCTCAAAAAACGGGATTCAAGGTTATGGGAGTTGACTTAGGTTTAAAAGTTCCGGCTGTTGCAGTAACTGATGACGGAAAAGTGCGTTTCTTTGGTAACGGCAGACAGAATAAATATAAAAAGAGAAAGTTTCGTTCTGTTCGTAAAGCATTAGGCAAAAAGAAAAAATTAAATGCTATCCGCAGTTCAAAAAACAAGGAACAGCGTTGGATGAAAGATCAAGACCATAAAGTAAGTCGTGCGATTGTTAATTTTGCTAAAGAAAATGAAATCTCTGTCATTCGTTTAGAACAATTAGCGAATATCAGACAGACGACAAGAACAAGTCGTAAAAACGAAAAGAATTTGCATACATGGTCCTTTTATCGTCTATCTCAATTTATTGAGTACAAGGCCAAGTTAGAAGGCATTAAGGTTGAATATGTGAGTCCTGTTTATACGAGTCAAACATGTCCTAACTGTTCTGAAAAGAACAAAGCACAAGACCGCAAATACAAGTGTAAATGCGGATTCGAGAAACATCGTGATCTAGTAGGTGCTATGAACATTCGATGTGCACCTGTGATTGATGGTAATAGTCAATCAGCATAG